The Candidatus Micropelagos thuwalensis genome has a window encoding:
- a CDS encoding flavin monoamine oxidase family protein → MQKFTRRNFTKTIIASAVFAPSFINPSRGSIEHSDVLVIGAGLSGMNAARTLKSEGYNVRILEASNRYGGRVMTLDDIEGSPDAGGLQVGGGYAHFKTLADEMNVELEPFPAADTSLCISIGGESVSQKMWAKSNINKLPENLKHLPPPFLLSKFIDTTPLGDTLTWLEDSAHNLDISLEQYLINKGANEEVRRLISVALNTLDINELSALNEIRKYRAYEDEKEFGPSKRVLGGTSRITDAMAVTLSNEIHKNKPVKLIEFHGNKYVVTCKNGERYSSNTIIIAIPFSALRHVNFAPSLPPNIQKIINNIGYAPVTAYFLKVKRPFWEEDGLGVNMWSDGLTERIFTLDDRKGGNNQILWGLINGRKAIEFDRIPNEQQEKVLMDEIFKIRPSARGSLENLHIHSWSKSQYSAGAWSYWKPGQIKNLARELIKNSFKNHPGLFFAGEHMAKFSAGMEAACASGSRAAFELIDFTS, encoded by the coding sequence ATGCAAAAATTTACCCGTAGAAATTTTACAAAAACAATAATTGCTAGTGCCGTTTTTGCACCCTCTTTTATTAACCCCTCCAGAGGGAGTATTGAACACTCCGATGTTTTGGTCATCGGTGCTGGTTTGTCAGGCATGAACGCAGCTCGCACTCTTAAATCTGAAGGATACAATGTAAGAATTCTCGAAGCGTCAAACAGATATGGCGGGCGTGTAATGACACTAGATGATATTGAAGGCTCCCCAGATGCAGGGGGTCTTCAAGTAGGGGGAGGCTATGCACATTTTAAAACACTCGCAGATGAAATGAATGTTGAGCTTGAACCATTCCCAGCTGCTGACACAAGTCTTTGCATATCTATTGGGGGAGAGTCAGTAAGTCAAAAAATGTGGGCTAAATCCAACATAAACAAATTGCCAGAAAATTTAAAACATTTACCACCCCCTTTTTTATTAAGTAAATTTATAGACACTACTCCACTAGGAGACACTTTAACCTGGCTTGAAGACTCCGCCCATAATCTAGATATTTCTCTTGAGCAATATCTAATCAATAAAGGCGCCAATGAAGAAGTTAGGCGGTTAATATCTGTTGCTTTAAATACATTAGATATAAATGAACTATCAGCATTAAATGAAATAAGAAAATACCGGGCTTATGAAGATGAAAAAGAGTTTGGCCCCTCTAAAAGGGTTCTGGGAGGTACTTCCAGAATAACTGATGCAATGGCGGTAACATTAAGTAATGAAATTCACAAAAACAAGCCCGTTAAATTAATTGAATTCCATGGCAATAAATACGTAGTTACCTGCAAAAATGGTGAACGCTACAGTTCAAACACAATAATAATCGCAATTCCATTTTCAGCATTGAGACATGTAAACTTTGCCCCCTCCCTTCCCCCGAATATTCAAAAAATAATTAATAATATTGGTTACGCCCCGGTTACTGCTTACTTCTTAAAAGTCAAAAGGCCTTTCTGGGAAGAAGATGGTCTTGGAGTTAATATGTGGAGCGATGGTCTCACAGAACGTATTTTTACCCTTGATGATCGAAAGGGTGGAAATAATCAAATTCTATGGGGGCTCATTAATGGCCGCAAAGCTATCGAGTTTGATAGAATACCCAATGAACAACAAGAGAAGGTTTTGATGGATGAGATTTTTAAAATTCGTCCATCAGCGCGGGGGAGTCTAGAGAATTTACATATTCATAGTTGGTCAAAATCTCAATACTCAGCAGGCGCATGGTCTTACTGGAAGCCCGGACAAATAAAAAATTTAGCGCGTGAACTCATTAAAAATTCTTTTAAAAATCACCCAGGCTTGTTTTTTGCAGGTGAACATATGGCTAAATTCTCTGCAGGGATGGAGGCAGCTTGCGCCTCAGGTAGTCGTGCTGCATTTGAATTGATAGATTTCACATCATAA
- a CDS encoding NADP-dependent oxidoreductase, giving the protein MDENKNYKWVVARRPKGKPVKKDFELVTSDIPVISDGEVLLKTLYLGLAPVMRMYMQGNPTAGEKSLNIGDIIHGRGVAEIIESRNPDYKVGEKVQGQIGWQSYKASKLSFSEKFFNCPDKGINYAHYTATLGMTGLSAWGGFLDCGQPKEGDVVVVSGAAGGVGSIVVQLAKIYGCKVIGIAGSAEKCFWLSELGVDEVINYKKENVDTRLGHLCPSGIDIYFDNVGGEILQAALEHLAFEARIVLCGSISEYTQINSTGPKNYTNLRRVNGMMKGFFVYNYLNKFDNCMEALGGYISNKKLIPKLDISDGIETMPEALMRLYDRKNFGVQCCRVRRGPYDNAI; this is encoded by the coding sequence ATGGATGAAAATAAAAATTACAAATGGGTTGTTGCTCGTCGACCAAAAGGAAAGCCAGTAAAAAAAGATTTTGAGTTGGTTACAAGTGACATACCTGTAATAAGTGACGGTGAGGTGTTGCTTAAAACTCTGTACCTAGGTTTGGCACCAGTAATGCGTATGTATATGCAAGGTAATCCAACCGCAGGTGAAAAGTCGCTAAATATTGGTGACATTATCCACGGTCGCGGGGTTGCAGAAATAATTGAAAGTCGAAATCCAGATTATAAAGTGGGTGAAAAAGTGCAGGGTCAAATCGGATGGCAAAGCTATAAAGCCTCGAAGCTTTCATTCTCTGAAAAATTTTTTAACTGCCCAGATAAAGGTATAAATTATGCCCATTACACTGCGACGTTAGGTATGACTGGCTTGAGTGCATGGGGAGGCTTCTTAGATTGTGGTCAACCTAAAGAAGGAGATGTGGTTGTAGTTTCAGGTGCAGCTGGGGGCGTAGGTTCGATTGTTGTTCAATTAGCGAAAATTTATGGATGTAAGGTAATTGGTATTGCTGGTAGTGCGGAAAAATGTTTTTGGCTGAGTGAGCTCGGGGTTGACGAGGTAATTAATTACAAAAAGGAGAATGTTGATACTAGATTGGGACATTTATGCCCATCTGGCATAGATATTTACTTTGATAATGTTGGCGGTGAAATATTACAGGCGGCTTTAGAGCATTTGGCATTTGAAGCGAGGATAGTTTTATGCGGATCAATTTCTGAATATACGCAAATTAATTCTACTGGCCCGAAGAACTATACGAATTTGAGAAGGGTTAATGGGATGATGAAGGGGTTTTTTGTCTATAATTATTTAAATAAATTCGATAACTGTATGGAAGCATTGGGGGGGTATATATCAAATAAAAAACTTATACCGAAACTCGATATTTCGGATGGAATAGAGACGATGCCTGAAGCATTAATGCGATTGTACGATAGGAAAAATTTTGGTGTTCAGTGCTGTCGTGTGAGAAGGGGACCCTATGACAACGCAATCTAA
- a CDS encoding MFS transporter encodes MTTQSNIETQVNKFNYPSPLRAWMLVLLLTVAYVFSFIDRWILGLLIEPIKADMGLTDFQIGLMLGPAFAIFYATLGVPLGWAADHVKRVWIVAAGIIVWSMATAASGLAKTFPHLFVARMSVGVGEATLSPCAMSMITDSFPAEKRGLPIAFYSAALSVGAAIANLLGAAILTWANQTSSLSLPIVGTVAPWQLTFFVLGIPGIFLGIIFLFLKEPKRQQNTNTNLEVRSNPIHVLGYIKQRLVLFACFMSIFCYLTITAYSQGWLAPMFQRTWGWSPVDYALVNGLVLLAIGPISISLAGIISDKWYQNGRKEAPLIIAIIGTLIVLPTGVMAPLMPSGELSIAVYAINTVGITWMSATGITALVNIVPSNIRAQMVAYYYMTISLAGLFLGPTMVGYISDNYFEANSLRNAMSIVPLIFGLPVLMLIPITRKLYLREYNAVNTEAN; translated from the coding sequence ATGACAACGCAATCTAATATAGAAACTCAAGTTAATAAATTTAACTACCCCAGTCCTTTGCGCGCTTGGATGTTAGTTCTTTTGCTAACAGTTGCTTATGTTTTTTCATTCATTGATCGCTGGATACTGGGACTGCTTATTGAGCCCATAAAGGCTGATATGGGCTTAACAGATTTTCAAATTGGTCTGATGCTGGGCCCTGCCTTCGCAATTTTTTATGCCACTCTTGGTGTGCCTTTAGGGTGGGCCGCTGATCATGTAAAACGCGTCTGGATTGTAGCTGCAGGTATCATAGTCTGGTCTATGGCAACTGCAGCATCTGGATTAGCAAAAACTTTCCCTCATTTATTTGTAGCTCGTATGAGTGTTGGGGTTGGAGAGGCAACATTGAGCCCCTGTGCTATGTCGATGATAACTGACAGCTTTCCTGCAGAAAAAAGAGGTTTACCTATTGCGTTTTATTCTGCTGCCCTGAGTGTTGGAGCTGCAATAGCTAATTTGTTAGGTGCTGCAATATTAACTTGGGCCAACCAAACTAGTAGTTTGTCTCTTCCGATTGTTGGAACTGTTGCACCATGGCAATTAACATTTTTTGTTCTTGGAATACCTGGAATTTTTTTAGGTATTATTTTTCTATTTTTAAAAGAACCTAAGCGCCAACAAAATACAAACACAAATTTAGAGGTGCGCTCAAATCCCATTCATGTTCTAGGGTATATAAAACAACGTTTGGTGTTATTTGCATGCTTTATGAGTATTTTTTGTTATCTAACAATTACCGCCTATTCACAGGGATGGCTTGCACCAATGTTCCAAAGAACGTGGGGTTGGTCACCAGTGGACTATGCCCTTGTTAATGGTCTTGTATTACTCGCGATAGGCCCAATTTCAATCAGCTTGGCCGGTATCATATCTGATAAATGGTATCAAAATGGAAGAAAAGAAGCGCCATTAATAATTGCTATCATTGGAACTCTAATAGTTTTGCCTACTGGTGTGATGGCTCCTTTGATGCCCAGTGGAGAGTTGTCGATAGCAGTCTATGCTATCAATACAGTTGGTATAACATGGATGTCAGCGACAGGAATTACGGCTTTGGTAAATATTGTTCCTTCAAATATCCGAGCGCAAATGGTGGCATATTATTATATGACTATAAGTTTAGCGGGATTGTTTTTAGGGCCAACAATGGTCGGATATATTAGTGACAATTATTTTGAGGCAAACTCATTACGTAATGCAATGTCCATAGTCCCTCTGATTTTTGGACTACCTGTTTTAATGCTTATACCAATTACCAGAAAACTTTATCTTCGAGAGTATAATGCTGTAAATACCGAAGCTAATTAG
- a CDS encoding glyoxalase/bleomycin resistance/dioxygenase family protein, producing MRRLLNFSGLIVAVFFVFYSLIIPVHGSQKVYNSSIADQPWQEVVIIVRDLEGIAAFFTKIGKYEVLWRGFADKSEISFLGVSTEINENVTAESLLLGHKKFPTGQIRLIKFNNAGKQKPMRPGGHAWDSGCYFSLMVRMKNIEKIYEDAIELGWWTETPITPLDFGASKLKVVIFRGPQGIQIQGYERLSPSLPETIPDFDILSAPFNIMQMVRNRNHSFKFFTEKLGFHTFYHGKPYVSKKPKPMPIGIPANITTQSRYVASIVSPKPGEFGRMEMIETIDLKGYDFSKNCVAPNYGILSVRFPVRDIKTTKQLLLKRGVNIDHESSKIYIPKLGLLDALSINTPDGARIEFYKPQ from the coding sequence ATGAGAAGGTTATTAAATTTTTCAGGTCTAATAGTTGCTGTCTTTTTCGTTTTTTATTCACTTATTATTCCAGTTCATGGTTCACAGAAAGTTTATAATAGCTCTATTGCTGATCAACCATGGCAAGAAGTGGTTATTATTGTAAGAGATTTGGAAGGTATTGCAGCATTCTTTACTAAGATAGGAAAATACGAAGTTCTATGGAGAGGTTTTGCTGATAAATCGGAAATATCATTTCTTGGGGTCTCTACTGAAATTAATGAAAATGTAACTGCTGAAAGCTTGTTACTTGGTCATAAAAAATTTCCCACGGGTCAAATTCGACTGATTAAATTTAATAATGCTGGAAAACAAAAGCCCATGCGTCCGGGAGGTCATGCATGGGATAGTGGTTGTTATTTTAGCTTAATGGTGCGCATGAAAAATATTGAAAAAATATATGAAGATGCAATTGAGTTAGGATGGTGGACTGAAACACCCATTACCCCATTAGATTTTGGTGCATCAAAACTAAAAGTAGTTATTTTTAGAGGTCCACAGGGTATTCAAATTCAAGGCTACGAAAGACTTTCACCATCACTTCCTGAAACAATTCCTGATTTTGATATTTTAAGCGCCCCATTCAACATAATGCAAATGGTCAGAAATCGAAATCATTCGTTTAAATTTTTCACAGAAAAGCTTGGGTTTCACACTTTTTATCATGGCAAGCCATATGTATCTAAAAAGCCTAAGCCAATGCCAATCGGTATTCCTGCAAATATTACAACTCAATCTCGATATGTAGCATCAATTGTTTCTCCAAAACCCGGAGAATTTGGACGTATGGAGATGATTGAAACTATTGATCTAAAAGGGTACGACTTTTCTAAAAATTGTGTTGCACCTAATTATGGAATTCTCTCAGTGCGTTTTCCTGTTCGAGATATTAAGACCACGAAACAATTACTTTTAAAGAGGGGTGTTAATATTGATCATGAAAGTTCAAAAATTTACATTCCAAAACTTGGTTTACTTGATGCATTGTCTATCAATACTCCGGATGGAGCACGCATTGAATTCTATAAACCCCAATAA
- a CDS encoding carboxymuconolactone decarboxylase family protein: MDRPIFPFLDKSDLSDKMQAAFERSLERRGEARLISAMGHAPDLFEWYMSSFYEQLFYSGNVPIKYKELGRLRLSEVHGCKSCNKGNRVDAHAAGLGDKISFIDDVNNPVFDEADKSVMRLADLMSLHAKGQKLSQSIYEDLRNNFNDGQILELSMIFALLSGMAHFLFAFEMVEKEDSCKL; encoded by the coding sequence ATGGACAGACCAATTTTTCCATTTTTGGATAAATCAGACTTAAGCGATAAGATGCAAGCCGCGTTTGAAAGATCTTTGGAGAGACGAGGCGAAGCCAGACTTATCAGCGCAATGGGCCATGCCCCCGACTTATTTGAATGGTATATGAGTTCCTTTTATGAGCAGTTATTTTATAGTGGGAATGTCCCGATAAAATATAAGGAACTAGGAAGATTACGTTTATCTGAGGTTCATGGATGCAAATCCTGCAATAAGGGAAACAGAGTTGACGCACATGCAGCGGGACTTGGCGATAAAATCTCTTTTATCGATGATGTAAATAACCCAGTTTTTGATGAGGCTGATAAATCAGTTATGAGACTAGCTGACTTAATGTCTCTTCATGCTAAAGGTCAAAAACTTTCGCAGTCAATATATGAAGATTTACGAAATAATTTTAATGATGGTCAGATACTCGAATTATCAATGATATTTGCACTTCTATCTGGTATGGCCCATTTTTTATTTGCATTTGAAATGGTTGAAAAAGAGGACAGCTGCAAATTATGA
- a CDS encoding MFS transporter, with translation MSSTRVLLPAIITSGMVGYQCLISMPLMVGALVDYRGFTVGTVGIVGTLELLGMAVATICISQFIHKIDTARLGLVCAVILSGMQIMSGLNFFPQTFYLERATTGLAAGIQTGIMALIIARSSSPERLTALAILGVAFFGGILNIIMPHIIAQAGAGGGYLSLAGITALCLPGYFFFPPRLDDTERNQTPFRAKFLILAGFAFIFGVASSGMWAFTERMGVAIGMNVTDVGYLLGIGTFFGLVGAGIAAVIGDKFGSAFPIIIATSVLTLGGFAIPQVSYVPFFIALFLIFRFAQNFNDPFVVGLVARHDQQGSLIALNTGFGLLGSAFGPLTAGLMVGDDQNYEKLGWLYFIFTSFAFFLFYNFIKYIKKIN, from the coding sequence ATGTCCTCAACCAGAGTTCTTTTACCAGCCATCATCACCTCAGGTATGGTCGGATATCAATGTCTGATTTCTATGCCTTTAATGGTAGGCGCTCTGGTCGATTACCGCGGGTTTACTGTCGGAACAGTTGGTATTGTTGGGACACTTGAACTCTTAGGTATGGCTGTAGCCACTATTTGCATTTCACAATTCATCCATAAAATAGATACTGCACGTCTCGGACTCGTATGCGCTGTTATATTATCCGGCATGCAAATCATGTCGGGTCTAAATTTCTTCCCTCAGACATTTTATTTGGAGAGAGCAACCACTGGATTAGCGGCGGGGATACAAACTGGGATAATGGCGCTGATCATAGCTAGATCAAGTTCCCCAGAAAGATTGACAGCTCTGGCTATTCTTGGTGTCGCTTTTTTTGGCGGGATTCTTAATATCATTATGCCTCATATTATTGCACAAGCTGGTGCAGGGGGAGGGTATTTATCTCTAGCTGGAATAACGGCTTTATGTTTGCCGGGTTATTTTTTCTTTCCCCCGCGTTTAGATGACACGGAAAGGAATCAAACGCCATTTCGGGCTAAATTTCTGATACTTGCCGGATTTGCCTTTATTTTTGGTGTAGCGAGTTCTGGCATGTGGGCTTTTACAGAACGAATGGGTGTCGCTATTGGCATGAACGTGACTGATGTTGGTTATTTACTTGGTATTGGCACATTTTTTGGATTAGTAGGCGCAGGCATAGCTGCTGTCATTGGTGATAAATTTGGCAGTGCATTTCCAATCATAATCGCCACCTCGGTACTAACCCTGGGTGGCTTTGCCATTCCTCAAGTTTCATATGTACCTTTTTTCATTGCATTATTTCTGATTTTCAGGTTTGCCCAGAACTTCAACGACCCTTTTGTGGTGGGTCTTGTTGCGCGTCATGACCAACAGGGAAGTTTAATAGCCTTAAATACAGGTTTTGGGCTTCTTGGTTCTGCATTTGGGCCATTAACGGCGGGATTAATGGTTGGTGATGACCAAAATTATGAAAAATTAGGTTGGCTATATTTTATATTTACATCCTTTGCATTCTTTTTGTTCTATAACTTCATAAAATATATAAAGAAAATTAACTGA
- a CDS encoding YybH family protein, producing the protein MVPSVLLADDNPINTDILEIKTLGKKWLELYRSSNIEKFMDQYTEDALVALNGKPALKGKEAIQAYFESRIGKKNVDMRLDYEKISINQNIAVVVAKFYLDYPFEERIETVGGRSLIVYKKSDLGKWLIDVDIDQKTPDAN; encoded by the coding sequence ATGGTTCCTTCAGTCTTATTGGCTGATGACAATCCCATTAATACTGACATCCTTGAAATCAAAACTCTGGGAAAGAAATGGCTGGAGTTATATCGCTCCTCAAATATTGAAAAATTTATGGATCAATATACTGAGGATGCTCTTGTCGCTTTAAATGGTAAGCCTGCATTGAAGGGGAAAGAGGCTATTCAGGCCTATTTTGAGTCTCGAATTGGCAAAAAAAATGTAGATATGCGATTGGATTATGAAAAAATCAGTATTAATCAAAATATAGCCGTCGTCGTCGCTAAATTCTATTTAGATTATCCTTTCGAAGAAAGGATTGAGACTGTCGGCGGCCGGTCTCTGATTGTTTACAAAAAATCGGACTTAGGAAAATGGCTTATTGACGTTGATATTGATCAAAAGACGCCTGATGCGAACTAA
- a CDS encoding type II secretion system protein: MRDGFSLIELLVVIAILGIIAAVGLTVYNDFLDEAKREATFASDDRINRSIDQDYISLSNDLSGTTDIVGETNINSSSNCYDYLKASVVGINASFENAYNKDIPYAVNLHVSGTTTLREGQLGLQCANVCSTFSDSSYFFMRCTCTDGDCELDNFTFGDADAADYTSESSTPSNPTDLFLDSDDDGTISTGDPILVGPDIPDGYCPVPQTTFSDATVSPIC, translated from the coding sequence ATGCGTGATGGTTTTTCATTGATTGAGTTGCTTGTTGTTATCGCCATATTAGGGATTATCGCTGCGGTAGGTCTTACTGTTTACAATGATTTTCTGGATGAAGCCAAAAGGGAAGCAACATTTGCCTCGGATGACCGTATCAACAGATCAATAGATCAAGATTACATTTCACTTTCTAACGATCTATCCGGTACTACGGATATTGTTGGTGAAACGAACATCAATTCAAGTTCTAATTGTTATGACTATCTGAAAGCGTCAGTGGTAGGTATCAATGCCAGTTTTGAAAATGCCTATAATAAAGATATACCCTATGCAGTAAATCTTCATGTATCTGGCACAACAACCCTGAGGGAAGGGCAACTTGGTCTTCAATGCGCAAATGTCTGCTCCACATTTAGCGACTCGTCATATTTCTTTATGCGCTGCACCTGTACAGACGGTGATTGTGAGCTTGATAATTTCACTTTTGGTGATGCTGATGCTGCCGACTACACAAGTGAATCATCAACCCCCAGCAACCCAACTGATTTGTTCCTGGACAGCGATGATGACGGAACAATTTCAACAGGAGATCCAATTCTTGTAGGGCCCGATATTCCTGACGGCTATTGCCCTGTTCCCCAGACGACATTTTCCGATGCAACCGTTTCACCAATTTGTTGA
- a CDS encoding MBL fold metallo-hydrolase, which yields MKLKFTILGCGSSGGVPRIDGDWGICDPNEPKNRRRRCSLLIQVENTQGVTNIVIDTSPDLREQIIDAGINRIDSVLLTHDHADQTHGIDDLRPLVYKHMRRIPVWMDEATAQTIKTRFKYCFEELKNSGYPSILEDCRITDPLTPLQLEGEGGTVDVIPFYQQHGRIRSLGYKIGNMAYSSDISELPEESLKYIEGVDVWIVDALRQTPHPTHFHLEKTLEHIERLNVKKAYLTNLHIDMDYATLCKDLPDYIRPAYDGLEINLG from the coding sequence ATGAAATTAAAGTTCACAATTTTGGGATGTGGATCTTCTGGAGGCGTCCCACGCATTGACGGTGATTGGGGTATTTGTGACCCAAATGAACCAAAAAACAGACGAAGACGTTGTTCATTACTAATCCAAGTTGAAAACACGCAAGGCGTCACAAACATTGTGATAGATACCTCGCCCGATTTAAGAGAGCAGATTATTGATGCGGGTATTAATCGCATTGATTCAGTCTTACTGACGCATGACCATGCCGATCAAACGCATGGTATCGATGATTTGCGCCCCTTGGTTTATAAACATATGAGACGTATACCAGTCTGGATGGATGAGGCGACGGCTCAAACCATTAAAACAAGGTTTAAGTATTGTTTTGAGGAGTTAAAGAACAGTGGCTATCCGTCTATTTTAGAGGATTGCCGGATTACAGACCCACTCACACCTTTACAGTTAGAGGGGGAAGGCGGCACAGTAGACGTCATCCCATTTTATCAACAACATGGTCGTATTAGATCTCTCGGCTACAAAATAGGCAATATGGCATATTCGAGTGATATAAGTGAATTACCAGAGGAAAGTCTGAAATATATAGAGGGTGTAGATGTTTGGATTGTTGATGCATTACGCCAAACGCCTCATCCCACCCATTTTCATCTTGAGAAAACGCTCGAGCATATTGAAAGATTAAATGTTAAAAAAGCATACCTTACAAATCTTCATATTGATATGGATTACGCTACTCTCTGCAAAGATCTGCCGGATTACATCCGTCCGGCCTATGATGGGCTTGAAATTAACCTTGGTTAA
- a CDS encoding TatD family hydrolase: MLIDSHCHLDFPDFIEDRDDVIRRAREVGVRLMLTISTKITEADKIISLAEAYDDIVCSIGIHPHEAGREPETTAEELARIASHPKVVGIGETGLDYYYEHSPREAQKKNFQAHIAASRDTNLPLIVHARDADTDTAMILEQEVAKGRFPGLIHCFTAGPELAERALNIGMYISFSGIATFKNAKEIRDVIEIVPLDRILVETDAPFLAPTPHRGKRNEPSFVRHTAELIANIKNISYQEFIDISGTNFFNLFSKASPPKISNQSHIASSSNT, encoded by the coding sequence ATGTTGATTGACAGCCATTGCCATTTAGATTTCCCCGATTTTATTGAAGATCGGGATGACGTTATCCGGCGCGCCCGGGAGGTGGGGGTTCGTCTTATGCTCACAATTTCTACCAAGATAACCGAAGCAGATAAAATCATTTCACTTGCTGAAGCTTATGACGACATAGTTTGCTCCATCGGCATTCATCCGCATGAAGCTGGGCGGGAGCCAGAAACAACAGCCGAAGAACTTGCGCGTATTGCCTCACATCCTAAAGTGGTCGGCATTGGTGAGACAGGACTTGATTATTATTACGAGCACAGCCCACGCGAAGCACAGAAGAAAAATTTTCAAGCCCATATTGCCGCTAGCCGAGATACAAATCTGCCTCTTATTGTTCATGCCCGTGATGCGGATACTGATACCGCTATGATATTGGAGCAAGAAGTCGCGAAAGGGCGCTTTCCCGGGCTGATACATTGCTTCACCGCCGGGCCGGAATTGGCTGAACGTGCGTTGAATATAGGTATGTATATTTCTTTTTCCGGCATAGCAACTTTTAAAAATGCTAAAGAAATCAGAGATGTTATCGAAATTGTACCCTTAGACCGAATATTGGTCGAAACAGATGCACCATTTCTTGCACCGACGCCGCATCGAGGGAAAAGAAATGAACCAAGCTTTGTTCGCCATACAGCAGAACTTATTGCAAATATAAAAAATATTTCTTATCAAGAATTTATAGATATAAGTGGAACTAATTTCTTCAATCTTTTTAGTAAAGCTTCACCACCAAAAATATCTAATCAATCTCATATTGCCTCAAGCAGCAACACATGA